In Candidatus Hydrogenedens sp., the following proteins share a genomic window:
- a CDS encoding PilZ domain-containing protein yields the protein MPKQKGKEEKKPVIKEPSQKQDLREFTRCNICLKAEVRLANGILLEGETENISMKGLWFRTEKTFPKDTPVRVHLYLSGTMEKESLDIRGFVVRIEADGMGIRFEEIDSDSVEHLQRLLMYNAIEIDKIHQEFDEHLGLKKHDKSLTIEP from the coding sequence ATGCCCAAACAGAAAGGGAAAGAAGAAAAAAAACCCGTAATAAAAGAGCCGTCGCAAAAACAAGATTTGCGAGAATTTACACGATGTAATATATGCCTGAAAGCCGAAGTGCGTCTCGCTAATGGTATCCTGTTAGAAGGAGAGACGGAAAATATCAGCATGAAGGGCTTATGGTTTCGCACTGAAAAAACTTTTCCAAAAGATACACCCGTGCGAGTGCATTTGTATCTTTCTGGTACAATGGAAAAAGAGTCCTTAGACATTCGAGGTTTTGTGGTTCGTATTGAAGCCGATGGTATGGGTATTCGATTCGAAGAGATTGATTCGGACAGTGTTGAACACCTCCAGCGATTGCTCATGTATAATGCCATTGAAATAGATAAAATACATCAAGAATTTGATGAACATTTGGGCTTAAAGAAACATGATAAGTCATTGACAATTGAACCCTAA